A DNA window from Porphyromonas gingivalis ATCC 33277 contains the following coding sequences:
- a CDS encoding PGN_0703 family putative restriction endonuclease translates to MKDYKKKQQDKQAELCHICCGEETGGKYILSDVWNNIFHGIREKVEEADKFKEIKWWKSRKPTGNMCSSQVACINHLFSFRDNRDAVLAILNALPSHKGKFEDVETYNGHYISFEVESDYARERMGEDPQHPTQIDALILAKDTDGKRWIIPIEWKYTESYGPKSLYKEERGNRYNGFISTIGCFKEDKIKVEDLKNSLFYINPFHQMMRQTLWAKLLTSDECTEKELKAEEYLHVFVAPNANERLYKPERRDKTLNRLHDLERWEKEYLADPSLFICIDPKDLFEEVLDQLGESELKEYLSKRYWCD, encoded by the coding sequence ATGAAAGATTATAAAAAAAAGCAGCAGGATAAACAAGCTGAACTTTGTCACATATGCTGTGGAGAAGAGACTGGTGGTAAGTATATCCTTTCTGATGTATGGAACAATATATTCCATGGCATTAGAGAAAAAGTAGAGGAAGCTGACAAATTCAAAGAAATTAAGTGGTGGAAAAGTAGAAAACCAACAGGCAATATGTGTTCCTCGCAGGTTGCATGTATCAATCACCTTTTTTCTTTTCGAGATAATCGAGATGCCGTATTGGCAATTCTCAATGCTCTGCCAAGCCACAAGGGAAAATTTGAAGATGTAGAGACCTATAATGGACATTACATTTCTTTTGAAGTGGAGAGCGACTATGCGCGTGAAAGAATGGGGGAAGATCCCCAGCATCCGACCCAGATAGACGCTCTCATTCTTGCAAAAGATACGGATGGCAAACGCTGGATTATCCCTATCGAATGGAAATACACTGAAAGCTATGGGCCAAAGTCTTTGTACAAAGAAGAGAGGGGCAATCGGTATAATGGATTCATATCCACGATAGGCTGCTTCAAGGAGGATAAAATAAAAGTAGAGGATCTTAAGAACTCTCTATTTTATATCAACCCATTTCATCAAATGATGAGACAAACCCTTTGGGCGAAACTTCTTACGAGTGATGAATGTACTGAGAAGGAACTAAAAGCAGAAGAATATCTACATGTATTCGTGGCTCCTAATGCGAATGAACGACTTTATAAGCCCGAAAGGAGAGATAAAACGCTTAACCGCTTGCACGACCTTGAACGATGGGAGAAAGAATATCTTGCTGACCCCTCACTATTTATCTGTATTGACCCCAAAGACCTTTTTGAGGAAGTTCTCGATCAATTAGGGGAGAGCGAGCTGAAAGAATATTTATCTAAGAGATATTGGTGTGATTAA